One Oryza brachyantha chromosome 3, ObraRS2, whole genome shotgun sequence DNA segment encodes these proteins:
- the LOC102705240 gene encoding rhomboid-like protein 19: MGAPASSAPPPVGKSFTKLCKGLAAILFLAHVVIRLFPSTVTYLALIPSRTIPFAWNLVTSGYIEQTIPGVIVSISGLLILGKVLEPLWGAKELLKFIFVINLSTSACVFVTAIVLYYITQQESYLYTPVSGFYGVLSGFLVGIKQILPDQEINLFLLNIKAKWVPSLIALISVSVSFFMKESMPYISIILFGIYMSWIYLRYFQKRLEAGLKGDPSDEFSFSSFFPGFLRPVLDPIASVFHTLVCGRSERSEANDQTLDGLLPDSYSVEANRRRERGQRALEQRLAEKLAAVRSSETMPHHHHQQQEAETRMLLIKSEHPLPRLVDSQSRSWSSVVLLACQEILLGIGK; the protein is encoded by the exons ATGGGCGCCCCCGCTTCGTCGGCTCCGCCACCG GTCGGGAAATCCTTCACCAAGCTGTGCAAGGGCCTCGCCGCCATCCTGTTCCTTGCCCACGTTGTGATCCGGCTGTTCCCTTCAACTGTCACCTACCTCGCGCTTATTCCCTCCAG GACAATCCCATTTGCTTGGAACCTTGTAACTTCAGGTTATATTGAGCAAACAATTCCCGGG GTGATTGTCAGCATATCTGGTCTTCTTATTTTGGGAAAAGTGTTGGAGCCTTTGTGGGGTGCTAAGGAATTACTGAAGTTCATTTTTGTTATCAATCTCTCAACTTCAGCATGTGTCTTTGTAACTGCTATTGTTTTGTACTACATAACACAACAGGAGAGCTACCT TTACACACCTGTTTCTGGGTTCTATGGAGTTCTTTCAGGATTTCTAGTAGGTATCAAGCAAATTTTACCTGATCAGGAGATTAATCTTTTCTTGCTGAATATTAAGGCAAAG TGGGTTCCATCTCTTATTGCACTTATTTCGGTATCCGTAAGCTTCTTCATGAAGGAATCAATGCCATACATTTCAATCATATTATTTGGCATCTATATGAGCTGGATTTACTTGCGTTACTTCCAAAAGAGGCTAGAGGCAGGCTTAAAGGGGGATCCAAGTGATGAATTTTCATTCTCAAGCTTCTTCCCTGGATTTTTGAG GCCAGTTTTGGACCCAATAGCATCTGTGTTCCATACACTTGTTTGTGGACGATCTGAAAGATCTGAAGCCAACGATCAGACACTGGATGGACTGTTACCTGATTCATATTCTGTTGAGGCAAACCGGAGAAG AGAAAGGGGTCAAAGGGCACTTGAGCAAAGGTTGGCTGAAAAGCTGGCGGCAGTGAGGAGCTCGGAGACCATGCCTCATCACCATCACCAGCAgcaggaggcggagacgaggATGCTTCTGATAAAGTCTGAGCACCCTCTTCCGCGTTTGGTGGACTCGCAGAGTCGCAGCTGGAGCAGCGTTGTGCTGCTAGCCTGCCAGGAGATTCTTCTAGGAATTGGAAAATAA